One Hyalangium minutum DNA window includes the following coding sequences:
- a CDS encoding AAC(3) family N-acetyltransferase: MSANAKARPELSRAHVTEQLRALGVREGGVLVVHTSFRAVRPVEGGPLGLISALREALGPDGTLVLPSGSGNDDEPFDPRTTPVRDDLGIVPELFWRQPGVLRGLHHFDGFAAVGPRAAEIVNAPLKLPPSAPGSPISVVHDLDGQVLLLGVGHDSNTMLHLAELMGGAPYRVPHHYTVLQDGKPIRIDYLENDHCCEGFSKMDAWLQAAGLQSEGRVGHAQARLARAQDLVRIAVKHLATDPLVFLHPVETGCEECGVARASVRG, translated from the coding sequence ATGTCAGCCAACGCGAAGGCGCGGCCAGAGCTCAGCAGAGCCCACGTCACTGAGCAGCTCCGCGCACTGGGAGTCCGTGAGGGCGGCGTTCTGGTGGTGCACACGTCCTTCCGAGCGGTGCGGCCGGTGGAGGGCGGGCCTCTTGGGTTGATCTCTGCCCTGCGAGAGGCACTGGGGCCAGACGGAACGCTGGTCCTGCCGTCGGGCAGCGGCAACGACGACGAGCCATTTGATCCCCGAACCACGCCCGTGCGGGACGACTTGGGCATCGTCCCCGAGCTGTTCTGGCGTCAGCCCGGAGTCCTCCGAGGCCTTCACCATTTCGACGGCTTCGCGGCCGTCGGGCCGAGAGCGGCCGAGATCGTCAACGCGCCGCTCAAGCTGCCCCCCTCCGCGCCGGGAAGTCCGATCAGCGTCGTGCATGATTTGGACGGACAGGTGCTGTTGCTCGGCGTGGGCCATGACAGCAACACGATGCTGCACCTGGCCGAGCTCATGGGCGGCGCGCCCTATCGCGTTCCCCACCATTACACGGTGCTCCAGGACGGGAAGCCGATCCGGATCGACTATCTGGAAAATGATCACTGCTGCGAGGGTTTCTCGAAGATGGACGCGTGGCTGCAAGCCGCGGGCCTCCAATCGGAAGGACGGGTCGGCCACGCACAGGCTCGGCTGGCGCGCGCGCAGGACCTGGTACGCATCGCCGTCAAGCACCTGGCGACGGATCCGCTCGTGTTCCTCCATCCCGTAGAGACGGGCTGCGAGGAGTGCGGCGTGGCCCGGGCGAGCGTGAGGGGCTGA
- a CDS encoding FmdB family zinc ribbon protein, producing the protein MPVYEFFCRKCQEPFTEIMSVKEHDQRMPECPHCHGTKEVEKRISAVHAVTTKKWLTS; encoded by the coding sequence ATGCCTGTCTACGAGTTCTTCTGTCGCAAGTGCCAAGAGCCCTTTACCGAAATCATGAGCGTCAAGGAGCACGACCAGCGCATGCCAGAGTGCCCGCACTGCCACGGCACGAAGGAGGTAGAGAAGCGCATCTCCGCTGTGCACGCAGTGACCACCAAGAAGTGGCTAACCTCCTGA
- a CDS encoding CapA family protein — MDGPGQLEMISLFLCGDVMTGRGIDQVLPHPVPPQLHEEYVRDARDYVALAETRNGPIRVPIGFDTLWGDALAVLEQAAPDVRLINLETSITTSEDWWPDKGIHYRMHPANAACLTAARIHCCALANNHVLDWGYRGLRETLTTLRDLGIATAGLGEDLEVARRPAVLEAGAKGRVIVFSFGERGSGIPPEWAAAADMPGVDFLPDLSPATARRIGERVAAVKRSRDVVVASIHWGGNWGYEVSGQQRAFAHALIEEAGVDLIHGHSSHHPRGIEVHQGRLILYGCGDFLNDYEGIERYRDFRHDLALMYLASVAPANGQLASLRMIPMRLRQLRPHRASRQDAEWLCGILDRESRPLGTRVRLEDDGALVLRAEHG; from the coding sequence ATGGACGGCCCTGGTCAGCTGGAGATGATCTCCCTCTTCCTGTGCGGCGACGTGATGACCGGGAGGGGCATCGACCAGGTGCTCCCCCACCCCGTTCCTCCCCAGCTGCATGAGGAGTATGTGCGGGATGCCCGGGACTATGTCGCGCTGGCGGAGACGCGCAACGGCCCCATTCGCGTGCCCATCGGCTTCGACACCCTCTGGGGAGACGCTCTCGCCGTGCTGGAGCAAGCCGCGCCGGATGTGCGGCTCATCAACCTGGAGACGAGCATCACCACCAGCGAGGACTGGTGGCCAGACAAGGGCATCCACTACCGCATGCACCCGGCGAACGCCGCGTGCCTCACGGCGGCCCGCATCCACTGCTGCGCGCTGGCCAACAACCACGTACTGGACTGGGGCTACCGCGGGCTGCGCGAGACGCTGACCACCCTCCGGGACCTGGGCATCGCCACCGCAGGGCTGGGCGAGGATCTGGAGGTGGCGCGCAGGCCCGCGGTGCTGGAGGCAGGAGCCAAGGGCCGGGTCATCGTGTTCTCGTTCGGTGAGCGCGGCAGCGGCATTCCACCCGAATGGGCAGCGGCGGCGGACATGCCAGGCGTGGACTTCCTACCGGACTTATCCCCCGCCACGGCGCGGCGCATCGGCGAGCGGGTGGCTGCCGTCAAGCGCTCAAGGGACGTCGTCGTCGCCTCCATCCACTGGGGCGGCAACTGGGGCTATGAGGTGTCAGGCCAACAGCGGGCATTCGCCCACGCGCTCATCGAAGAAGCGGGGGTGGACCTCATCCATGGCCACTCCTCCCACCACCCTCGGGGCATCGAGGTCCACCAGGGCCGGCTCATCCTCTACGGCTGCGGGGACTTCCTGAATGACTACGAGGGCATCGAGCGCTACAGGGACTTCCGGCATGACTTGGCCCTGATGTACCTGGCGTCGGTGGCCCCGGCGAACGGCCAGCTCGCCAGCCTGCGCATGATTCCCATGCGGCTGCGCCAGCTGAGGCCTCACCGGGCCTCGCGCCAGGACGCCGAGTGGCTGTGCGGCATCTTGGACCGTGAAAGCCGCCCGCTGGGGACTCGGGTGCGTCTGGAAGACGACGGCGCGCTCGTGCTCCGCGCGGAGCACGGGTGA
- a CDS encoding SCO family protein, with protein MSLHNPGAQVAAVLAALLLVLPSRVFAADSAQVRLIDAELVDSNGAPARLSSQVIGDSIVVMDFVFTTCTTICPVLSAIFSRVQGKLGERLGKEVRLVSISLDPARDTPARLKAYSANHRAKPGWTWLTGTQEDVRQVLEGLGAYTPAVTQHTPMVLVGDPRTGKWVRLNGFPNEDQILAQVDALAKARQEAPASASEKKAREWFTDTLLVTQEGKQVRFYSDMLKDRVVVISFLFTRCTTACPLLTARLNRIREELGERFGQEVSFITLSVDSEYDTPERLMEFARRHKATHPGWTFLTGKREDVNQVITRLGQYVENIEDHSTLLIAGNEKQRHWIKLPPQASPTAVAERVRMLAEGP; from the coding sequence ATGTCTCTCCATAACCCTGGAGCGCAGGTGGCTGCGGTGCTCGCGGCCCTGCTGCTCGTCCTCCCCTCGCGCGTGTTCGCAGCGGACTCGGCGCAAGTGCGGCTCATCGATGCGGAGCTCGTCGACTCGAACGGCGCACCGGCGCGGCTGAGCAGCCAAGTCATCGGGGACTCGATCGTCGTCATGGACTTCGTCTTCACGACCTGCACGACGATCTGCCCCGTGCTCTCGGCCATCTTCTCGCGCGTCCAGGGCAAGCTGGGCGAGCGGCTGGGCAAGGAGGTGCGGCTGGTCTCCATCAGCCTGGATCCGGCAAGGGACACGCCAGCACGGCTGAAGGCCTACTCCGCGAACCATCGGGCGAAGCCGGGCTGGACATGGCTCACCGGAACCCAGGAAGACGTCCGGCAGGTGCTCGAGGGACTGGGGGCCTACACCCCGGCGGTGACCCAACACACGCCCATGGTGCTCGTGGGGGATCCGCGCACGGGAAAGTGGGTGAGGCTCAACGGCTTCCCCAATGAGGATCAGATCCTTGCCCAGGTGGACGCCTTGGCCAAGGCGCGCCAGGAGGCCCCTGCTTCCGCGTCCGAGAAGAAGGCCCGGGAGTGGTTCACCGACACCCTCCTGGTCACCCAGGAAGGAAAGCAGGTCCGCTTCTACAGCGACATGCTGAAGGACCGCGTGGTCGTCATCTCCTTCCTGTTCACGCGCTGCACCACGGCGTGTCCGCTGCTGACCGCCCGGCTCAACCGCATCCGCGAGGAACTCGGCGAGCGCTTCGGCCAGGAGGTGTCCTTCATCACCTTGAGCGTGGACTCCGAGTACGACACGCCCGAGCGGCTCATGGAGTTCGCGCGCCGGCACAAGGCCACGCATCCGGGCTGGACCTTTCTCACCGGCAAGAGGGAAGACGTGAACCAGGTGATCACCCGGCTCGGGCAGTACGTCGAGAACATCGAGGATCACTCCACGCTGCTCATCGCCGGCAACGAGAAGCAGAGACATTGGATCAAGCTTCCGCCCCAGGCCTCCCCCACCGCGGTCGCGGAGCGCGTGCGGATGCTGGCGGAGGGCCCTTGA
- a CDS encoding ABC transporter substrate-binding protein, with product MRHEARRWPWLFALLLGALPWTTAVGAPPLTAREQAGRRLYFQGESGSGTELTATVGAGVRLPGSALPCANCHGQDGRGRAEGGVTPPPLIWSELTKPYGHQHPAGRGHPVLDEKSVARIISEGIDTGGNRLDPLMPRYAMSSEDMTNLLAWLKRLEAEQAPGVTDSALRLGVVLPTRGQFGALGQAMRGLLEAYFEEINASGGIHGRRLELAVAEYDSDPKAGLASLRSLLQREPVFALLSGFLPGAEEEWVRLAEQEALPLIGPLTLSARKTGTSHAHVFFLFSDPGEQARVLADDAAQRLPLASPEVAILYPEDEALAEAARAAQARFQARGWRQVELLQYTRDRFPAALSTALRRKPPELVLFLGDGAELKALFGKARTLGWAPYLLLPGSLSGQVVASAPPSFQNRIFLTVHSLPGDEQPLAREAFARLCARVPSSERFRMEQISAYTAATVLTEALRRSGRLLSRNKLIEQWEGLYAFKPRLVPPLSYGPTHGWEPRASLSSQ from the coding sequence TTGAGGCACGAGGCTCGGCGGTGGCCCTGGCTGTTCGCGCTGCTGCTCGGTGCCCTGCCTTGGACCACCGCTGTGGGCGCCCCTCCACTCACGGCCCGGGAGCAGGCGGGCCGGAGGCTCTACTTCCAGGGAGAGAGCGGCTCGGGCACGGAACTCACCGCGACCGTGGGAGCGGGCGTCCGGCTCCCGGGCTCGGCCCTCCCTTGCGCCAACTGCCACGGGCAGGATGGCCGGGGCCGGGCCGAGGGCGGCGTGACACCGCCCCCCCTCATCTGGAGCGAGCTCACCAAACCTTACGGCCACCAGCACCCGGCGGGCCGGGGACACCCGGTGCTCGATGAGAAGAGCGTAGCCCGGATCATCTCCGAAGGGATCGACACGGGTGGCAACCGGTTGGACCCGCTCATGCCGCGCTACGCGATGTCCTCGGAGGACATGACGAACCTGCTGGCATGGCTGAAGCGGCTGGAGGCCGAACAAGCGCCCGGAGTGACGGACTCGGCGCTGCGGCTGGGCGTGGTGTTGCCCACGCGGGGACAGTTCGGGGCGCTGGGGCAGGCCATGCGCGGCCTCCTGGAGGCCTACTTCGAGGAAATCAACGCCTCGGGAGGGATTCACGGCCGCAGGCTGGAGCTGGCCGTGGCGGAGTACGACAGCGATCCGAAGGCAGGGCTGGCCAGCCTGCGGAGCCTGCTCCAGCGGGAGCCCGTCTTCGCGTTGCTCTCCGGCTTTCTTCCAGGCGCGGAAGAGGAATGGGTGCGGCTGGCCGAGCAGGAGGCCCTGCCGCTCATCGGCCCTCTGACGCTGTCCGCTCGAAAGACGGGCACGTCCCACGCTCACGTCTTCTTTCTGTTCTCGGATCCGGGAGAACAGGCGCGAGTCCTCGCGGACGATGCCGCCCAGCGGTTGCCCCTGGCCTCGCCAGAAGTCGCCATCCTCTACCCAGAGGACGAGGCCCTCGCCGAAGCCGCGCGAGCAGCCCAGGCCCGATTCCAGGCGCGAGGCTGGAGGCAGGTGGAGTTGCTGCAGTACACCCGCGACAGGTTCCCTGCGGCACTCTCCACGGCCCTGAGACGGAAGCCGCCGGAGCTGGTGCTGTTCCTGGGCGATGGCGCGGAGCTGAAGGCGCTTTTCGGGAAGGCGCGAACACTCGGCTGGGCCCCCTACCTGTTGCTGCCGGGGAGCCTGTCGGGCCAGGTGGTGGCGTCAGCCCCACCGTCCTTCCAGAACCGCATCTTCCTCACGGTCCACAGCTTGCCCGGGGATGAACAGCCCCTGGCCCGTGAAGCGTTTGCCCGGCTCTGCGCCCGCGTCCCTTCCTCGGAGCGATTCCGGATGGAACAAATCTCCGCCTACACGGCGGCAACGGTCCTCACGGAGGCGCTGCGGCGCTCGGGCAGACTGCTGAGCCGGAACAAGCTGATCGAGCAGTGGGAAGGGCTGTATGCCTTCAAGCCCAGGCTGGTGCCACCGTTGAGCTATGGCCCAACCCATGGGTGGGAACCGCGAGCGTCTCTATCGTCACAGTAG
- a CDS encoding YncE family protein, which translates to MNSRPSPSPSKPLVRAAAGVLVLSCLALAGYVALSTPQPEAPTPAPVAEHSSGRLEKNGAVVELSVTHPVAPGEAPPPLMEGDTVQVRFRLSDATSHEPLRGLSPSAWMDLGQVLAGKPQEPQECRERVALYLKGLPGIRPLVDLNSYYLLVMNQDASISVIDPLVGMTGKTSLYATVLLDRPGADWVKSRDGRRLFVSMPRAGQVAVVDTESFRLVGRVEAGPEPTRVALQPDGRYLWVGDGPRAGARSGVTVIALESLKPVARIPTGRGHHELAFSSEDRFAFVSNRESGTVSVIDIAQLRTVKELRTGPLPISLAYSSLSQALYVADAKEGTVIAIDGTSLEERARLTVRPGLGPLRVSPDGRWALVLNPTERTVYVIDSASHRLVHTLSVDGQPYQLSFTRGFAYVRLLDSERVQMINLSTLGTESKPAVQSFAAGTVAPQLAGDLSLADSVTPASTEAAVFVTSPAENTSYFYMEGMNAPMGSFGNYGHAARAVTVVDRSLRELEPGLYATSLRLPAAGRYDVAFLLDSPRVLHCFSLEVKENPQMRQALGGLELVYRDLPTQLALGETPRLRFQVLEAATREPLAGLSDVKVLTYAAPGRLRTEVPAEEVEEGLYEASPSLPNPGAYYVYVSVPSRQVNYGGLPYRTLWVTDTKQRPSPQEEISHVSP; encoded by the coding sequence ATGAACTCTCGACCCTCCCCCTCGCCTTCGAAGCCTCTCGTGCGCGCCGCCGCGGGAGTGCTCGTCCTGTCCTGCCTGGCGCTCGCGGGCTACGTGGCCCTCTCCACGCCCCAGCCCGAGGCACCCACCCCAGCGCCCGTCGCGGAGCACAGCTCCGGGAGGCTCGAGAAGAACGGCGCGGTGGTGGAGCTCTCCGTCACCCACCCTGTGGCCCCGGGAGAAGCGCCTCCGCCGCTCATGGAGGGCGATACGGTGCAGGTCCGCTTCCGCCTGAGCGATGCCACCAGCCACGAGCCGCTGCGAGGCCTGTCCCCCTCGGCCTGGATGGACCTGGGGCAGGTGCTCGCGGGCAAGCCGCAAGAGCCGCAGGAGTGCAGGGAGCGCGTGGCGCTCTACCTCAAGGGGCTCCCCGGTATCCGCCCGCTGGTGGACCTCAACAGCTACTACCTGCTGGTGATGAACCAGGACGCGAGCATCTCGGTCATCGATCCGCTGGTGGGAATGACGGGCAAGACGAGCCTGTATGCCACGGTGCTGCTGGACCGGCCCGGCGCCGACTGGGTCAAGAGCCGCGATGGGCGGAGGCTCTTCGTCTCGATGCCGCGCGCGGGCCAGGTGGCCGTGGTGGACACCGAGTCCTTCCGGCTCGTGGGGCGGGTGGAGGCAGGCCCGGAGCCCACGCGAGTGGCCCTGCAACCGGACGGGCGCTACCTCTGGGTGGGGGACGGCCCTCGCGCCGGAGCCAGAAGCGGCGTCACCGTCATCGCGCTCGAGTCCCTGAAGCCCGTGGCGCGGATTCCCACCGGGCGCGGCCACCACGAGCTCGCCTTCAGCTCGGAGGATCGCTTCGCCTTCGTCAGCAACCGCGAGTCCGGGACGGTGTCCGTCATCGACATCGCGCAGCTGCGCACGGTGAAGGAGTTGCGAACGGGCCCCCTCCCCATCTCCTTGGCGTACTCCTCGCTCTCGCAAGCGCTGTACGTGGCGGACGCGAAGGAAGGGACCGTCATCGCCATCGACGGGACGAGCCTGGAGGAGCGGGCCCGGCTCACGGTGCGGCCGGGCCTGGGGCCCCTGAGGGTGTCACCGGATGGGCGCTGGGCACTGGTGCTCAACCCCACCGAGCGCACGGTGTACGTCATCGACTCCGCGAGCCACCGGCTGGTGCATACCCTCTCCGTGGACGGGCAGCCCTACCAGCTGAGCTTCACCCGGGGGTTCGCCTACGTGCGGCTGCTGGACTCCGAGCGCGTCCAGATGATCAACCTCTCCACCCTGGGCACGGAGTCCAAGCCCGCGGTGCAGAGCTTCGCGGCGGGGACCGTGGCGCCCCAGCTCGCGGGAGACCTGAGCCTGGCCGATTCGGTGACGCCAGCCTCCACGGAGGCCGCGGTGTTCGTGACCAGCCCGGCGGAGAACACCTCGTACTTCTACATGGAGGGGATGAACGCGCCCATGGGGAGCTTCGGCAACTATGGGCACGCGGCGCGAGCGGTGACCGTGGTGGACCGCAGCCTGAGGGAGCTGGAACCCGGGCTCTACGCCACGAGCCTCCGGTTGCCAGCGGCGGGCCGGTATGACGTGGCCTTCCTGCTGGACTCACCGAGGGTGCTGCACTGCTTCAGCCTCGAGGTGAAGGAGAACCCCCAGATGAGGCAGGCGCTCGGGGGACTCGAGCTCGTGTACCGGGATCTGCCCACGCAGCTTGCGTTGGGAGAGACGCCCCGGCTGCGCTTCCAGGTTTTGGAGGCCGCGACCCGCGAACCTCTGGCGGGGCTGAGCGATGTGAAGGTACTGACCTACGCCGCTCCTGGAAGGCTGCGCACCGAGGTGCCCGCGGAGGAGGTGGAGGAGGGCCTCTATGAGGCGAGTCCCTCGCTGCCGAACCCGGGCGCCTACTACGTCTATGTCTCGGTGCCTTCCCGGCAGGTGAATTACGGCGGACTGCCCTACCGGACGCTCTGGGTGACAGACACGAAGCAGCGCCCATCCCCTCAAGAGGAAATCTCTCATGTCTCTCCATAA
- a CDS encoding Ig-like domain-containing protein, whose translation MHRPILRVGLALAIALGVVAACGGETPEPQAPEFLISANPRQINDQGQISQIDVTAKNADGTAGTGTVVLKATAGVFTSGATEETLPLAAGKASTGFLCNKGADAKCAGNVRIDGTWGTEVTSVTLTVGSGTPPRDGGTDGGTTPKPDGGTPDGGGGTTGTYTTVVTTTKPLLVANTGDTTVVTATVTRTAGGAPEANASVTFNTTLGSFTPAQGTQTATATTDSTGKAQVSIYVANTPPGTARITATYGDGTGIKDLPFSAISSIVYVTGSAKALLGLDSSGRETTTPVNFKITNSAQQPVPGVEVSFEVSGAAGASVTPTAVSDNNGVVSTTLRSGNSVGVAIVKATVTATRGSTPEVSANHPGTPIVGGKPSDTGLSVDCTLKNLGALHALPPPRVVNTQCKAKLVDRFSNPVGLATPVQWYAEAGSINSPVDSRPQQGTTPSADTGDAVTTFSTNGAFPPYAVTPLTTSNPSEMYQGDPTDPNGRNPRDMTVTVIAVVAGEEEFVDGSGSGPTAGQTNGRWDPGEWFTDLGEPLVDRNDNGVWDPGESFIDTERVDCSNPNAPPAKNNRWDGPNGCWDNNTQIWRSIHIVYSGPLYTGAGMASERYLVYTPPDQPYSVPAGGIVDVSVRWADAYYNRMSPDSASFGVTKTGTRGQVSVTSDANAFAYGGFTINYVKREGTTQPDGTVRLGALCDTGKPTPPNSSTSPAATRCVRSAEFNFLPGGQIANVRLTGGSGVGGPVTSTVELKANHGFSTSPVVQFQAIYE comes from the coding sequence ATGCACCGTCCCATTTTGCGCGTGGGCCTTGCCCTCGCCATAGCCCTGGGGGTCGTCGCTGCGTGCGGCGGCGAAACGCCGGAACCCCAGGCGCCCGAGTTCCTCATCTCCGCCAATCCCCGGCAGATCAATGATCAGGGGCAGATCTCCCAGATCGATGTCACCGCGAAGAACGCGGATGGCACGGCGGGTACGGGCACGGTGGTCCTGAAGGCCACGGCTGGCGTGTTCACCTCGGGGGCCACCGAGGAGACCCTGCCCCTGGCGGCGGGTAAGGCCTCCACCGGCTTCCTCTGCAACAAGGGGGCGGATGCCAAGTGCGCGGGCAACGTGCGCATCGACGGCACGTGGGGCACCGAGGTCACCAGCGTGACGTTGACGGTCGGCTCGGGCACGCCTCCTCGGGATGGTGGCACGGATGGCGGGACCACTCCCAAGCCGGACGGCGGCACTCCGGACGGTGGCGGTGGCACCACGGGCACCTACACCACCGTCGTCACGACGACCAAGCCTCTCCTGGTGGCGAACACGGGCGACACCACCGTGGTCACCGCCACGGTGACCCGCACCGCGGGTGGCGCCCCGGAGGCCAACGCCTCGGTGACCTTCAACACCACGCTGGGCTCGTTCACCCCCGCGCAGGGCACCCAGACTGCCACGGCGACCACGGACTCCACAGGCAAGGCCCAGGTGTCCATCTATGTGGCCAACACGCCGCCGGGCACGGCGCGCATCACCGCCACCTATGGGGACGGCACCGGCATCAAGGACCTGCCCTTCTCGGCCATCTCCTCCATCGTGTACGTGACCGGCTCCGCCAAGGCCCTGCTGGGCCTCGACAGCTCCGGCCGTGAGACGACCACGCCGGTCAACTTCAAGATCACCAACTCCGCGCAGCAGCCTGTCCCGGGCGTGGAGGTGAGCTTCGAGGTGTCTGGCGCGGCCGGCGCGTCCGTCACGCCGACCGCCGTCAGCGACAACAATGGTGTCGTCTCCACCACGCTGCGCTCGGGCAACTCCGTGGGCGTGGCCATCGTCAAGGCCACGGTCACCGCCACGCGGGGCTCGACGCCCGAGGTCTCCGCCAACCACCCGGGCACGCCCATCGTGGGCGGCAAGCCGTCGGACACGGGCCTGTCGGTGGACTGCACCCTCAAGAACCTGGGCGCGCTCCACGCACTGCCTCCGCCTCGTGTGGTGAACACCCAGTGCAAGGCCAAGCTGGTGGATCGCTTCAGCAACCCGGTCGGTCTGGCCACCCCCGTCCAGTGGTACGCCGAGGCGGGCTCCATCAACAGCCCGGTGGACTCCAGGCCCCAGCAGGGCACCACGCCCTCCGCCGACACGGGCGATGCCGTCACCACCTTCAGCACCAACGGCGCTTTCCCTCCCTACGCCGTCACGCCGCTGACCACCTCCAACCCGTCCGAGATGTACCAAGGTGACCCGACCGACCCGAACGGCCGCAACCCGCGCGACATGACGGTGACGGTGATCGCCGTGGTGGCCGGTGAGGAGGAGTTCGTGGACGGCTCCGGCAGTGGCCCGACCGCGGGGCAGACCAACGGCCGCTGGGATCCGGGCGAGTGGTTCACCGACCTGGGCGAGCCGCTGGTGGATCGCAATGACAACGGCGTCTGGGATCCGGGCGAGTCCTTCATCGACACCGAGCGCGTGGACTGCTCCAACCCCAACGCTCCCCCGGCGAAGAACAACCGGTGGGACGGCCCCAACGGGTGCTGGGACAACAACACGCAGATCTGGCGCTCGATCCACATCGTCTACAGCGGTCCGCTCTACACGGGAGCGGGGATGGCGTCGGAGCGGTACCTCGTCTACACCCCGCCGGACCAGCCGTACTCCGTGCCCGCGGGAGGCATTGTCGACGTGAGCGTTCGCTGGGCGGACGCGTACTACAACCGGATGTCTCCGGACAGCGCCAGCTTCGGCGTGACGAAGACGGGCACCCGTGGCCAGGTGTCTGTGACCAGCGACGCGAACGCGTTTGCCTACGGTGGCTTCACCATCAACTACGTGAAGCGCGAGGGCACCACCCAGCCGGATGGCACCGTCCGGCTGGGAGCCCTGTGCGACACAGGTAAGCCCACGCCGCCGAACTCTTCCACCTCGCCGGCGGCCACCCGGTGCGTGCGGTCGGCGGAGTTCAACTTCCTGCCGGGCGGCCAAATCGCCAACGTCCGGCTCACGGGAGGGTCCGGTGTTGGTGGCCCCGTCACCTCCACCGTGGAGTTGAAGGCCAACCACGGCTTCTCCACCTCGCCCGTGGTTCAGTTCCAGGCCATCTACGAGTAG